The following proteins are co-located in the Deinococcus aquaedulcis genome:
- the rpmD gene encoding 50S ribosomal protein L30, whose product MKITLKRSVIGRPEYQVQTVKALGLKKIGDSRELNDSPAIRGMVNTVKHLLEVQE is encoded by the coding sequence GTGAAAATTACCCTGAAGCGCAGCGTGATCGGTCGCCCCGAATATCAGGTGCAGACCGTGAAGGCGCTGGGCCTGAAAAAGATCGGCGACAGCCGTGAACTGAATGACAGCCCGGCCATTCGTGGCATGGTGAACACCGTCAAGCACCTCCTGGAGGTCCAGGAATGA
- the rpsE gene encoding 30S ribosomal protein S5 encodes MTFNRRNDRNAERESSEFEEKMLFVNRTSKTYQGGRRFRFAALVILGDRNGRVGMGIGKAKEVPVAIEKAKSIARKNMITVPVENGTIPHDIVGENSTSRVLLKPAGPGTGVIAGTVPRSIAELAGITNMLSKELGSRNKVNVAYAVFDGLKNLRTAKQVRALRGEVQPTGGAQ; translated from the coding sequence TTGACTTTTAATCGTCGTAACGACCGCAACGCGGAGCGCGAGAGCAGCGAATTCGAAGAGAAGATGCTCTTCGTCAACCGCACCTCCAAGACCTACCAGGGTGGCCGCCGCTTCCGCTTCGCCGCGCTGGTGATTCTGGGCGACCGCAACGGCCGCGTGGGCATGGGGATTGGCAAGGCCAAGGAAGTGCCCGTGGCCATTGAAAAGGCCAAGAGCATTGCCCGCAAGAACATGATCACCGTGCCCGTGGAAAACGGCACGATTCCCCACGACATCGTGGGCGAGAACAGCACCAGCCGCGTGCTCCTGAAGCCCGCTGGCCCCGGTACCGGCGTGATTGCGGGCACCGTGCCCCGCAGCATTGCCGAACTGGCCGGTATCACCAACATGCTGTCCAAGGAACTGGGCAGCCGCAACAAGGTGAACGTGGCCTACGCCGTGTTCGACGGCCTGAAGAACCTCCGCACCGCCAAACAGGTTCGTGCCCTGCGCGGCGAGGTGCAGCCCACCGGAGGCGCCCAGTGA
- the rplR gene encoding 50S ribosomal protein L18: MATQTTVRRKLRARRKVRQAAGERLRLSVYRSSKHIYAQIIDDSKGITVAAASSAAVKTGTKTDTAAAVGKALAEAAAAKGVKSVVFDRGQFRYHGRVKALAEAAREGGLDF, from the coding sequence ATGGCGACCCAGACGACCGTGCGCCGCAAGCTGCGCGCCCGCCGCAAGGTGCGGCAGGCCGCTGGCGAGCGTCTGCGCCTCAGCGTGTACCGCTCCAGCAAGCACATCTACGCCCAGATCATCGACGACAGCAAAGGCATCACCGTTGCTGCGGCCTCCTCGGCTGCCGTCAAGACGGGTACCAAGACCGACACCGCCGCCGCCGTGGGCAAGGCCCTGGCCGAAGCAGCGGCCGCCAAGGGCGTCAAGTCGGTGGTTTTTGACCGTGGTCAGTTCCGGTACCACGGACGCGTGAAAGCGCTCGCCGAAGCGGCGCGGGAGGGTGGCCTTGACTTTTAA